The segment GTTCGGCGCCCTCGAGCACGGGCTCGCCCGAGCGGATCAGCAAACCGTCGATGCGGCCGAAGTTGATGCGCTGCATCAGATGGACGAGCTGGCGGCGGGCGGCGCTCAGCTCCTTGGTGTGGGCGTCGGGCGCGCGGGGTGCGGCGACTGAGGGGGTGGATGTAGTTGCTGGACATAAGCGATGCTCCTTTGGACTTCGGCGACCGTCGGTGTGACGGTCACGACGCCAAGAACATCACTCAAGGCAGTTCGATCTCAGATGCGATCTTGGTTCGACTTCGGTGCGTTTCCAGTCGCGGCGTTGCCGGTTGCTGCGGCGCTGCCGTGCGTGAACGGCAGGCAGACGATCGGCGCCACCGACCGGCGGTCACCGTGCTTCACGCCCACAGACAGGTTCTGGTCGGCCGGCCGGCCGATTTCCATGCCAATGCCCCCACCGGCGCCGAAGTGGCCGCACGTGAAGCTCATGAACGCCCCCATGGGCGAGTGCTGCGCGTTGAAGTCGATGATCGGCATCGTGGTAGTCGGTGTTGGCTGGTTCATAGGCTATCTCTCTCGCTCCGGCTCGGCGCCGACTGATGAGGCACCGGAACGGTCGCTACTGCTTCACGGCCCCACTGGTCAGTCCGCCGATGAACTCCCGCTGCAGGCTGAGGAACAGCACCGCCGGCGGGATGATCGCCAGCAGCGTGCCGGCGAGGAACACCCCATACTGCTGGCTGTACTCGCCGATGTACTGGTTCAGCACGACCGGCAGCGTTAGCTTCTGCTGGCTCTGCAAGAAGATGTTCGGCCCGAGGAACGCGTTCCACGCGCCAAGAAAGCTGATCAGGCAGAACGCGCCGGTCATCGGCCGCACGAGCGGCATGATCAGCGTCATGTAGATTCGGAACTCGCTGCACCCGTCGATCCGCCCGGCCTCGATCAGGTCGTTTGGCACGCCAATGATCGCCTGGCGGAACAGGAAGATGCCGAACGCGCTGACGCACCCTGGGACGAGCAGCGCCTTGTACGTGTCCATCCACCCCAGCCGCCAGATGATCTCGAAGTTCGGCGCGAGCAGGACCACGCCCGGAATTGTCATGGACGCGAGCATGAACGTGATGAGCGGCCCGCGACCGGCAAAGCGGTACTTGGCCAAGGCGTAACCGCCCATCGAGCTGAACACGAGCGAGATGAACGTGCCGGCCGAGGCCAGGAAAAGGCTGTTGGCGACGTACCGCCAGAAGTTGACGGGTCCTTGGACGGTCTGCTTCTCCCCCAGCAACGTCTCGAAGTTCTTCAGGTTGACGGTCTTGTTGGAGATCTTGTCGACCGGCGGCAAAAACGTGTAGTCGTTCAGGACGGCGGCGTCCTTGAACGCGGCGCAGACCAGCCACGCGAACGGCAGGAGCATAACCGTGCCGACGCCGATCAGCACGACCGTGCGGGCGTAGTTCGTGGCCCACCTGCGCGACACGAGCAGCAGTGCGACGAACGCGGCCGCGAGCACGATCAGGGTCCACTGAAGTTCGTTGGGCGTGTTCATGGGTTAATCGTCCGAGACCTTGCGCGACAGCCGGATCTGGGCAAGGCTGACCATGAGGATGACGAACGTGAGCAGCCACCCCACCGCCGCCGCGGTGCCTAGGTCGCCGCTGTCGAACGCGTAGTTGTACAGGTACCCAACCACGGTCAGCCCGCTGTTGTTCGGGCCGAACCCCTGCAGCAGGGTATAGGGCAACTCGAACAGCTGGAACGACCCGATCGTGCTGGTCACGACGACGAACGTCACGACGGGCGCGATCGACGGCAGCGTGACGTTCAGGAAGATGTCCCACGGGTCGGCGCCGTCGATCCGGGCGGCCTCCACCAGGCTCTGGTCGACGTTCTGTAGCGCCGCCAGGAAGTAGATCATGTTGAACCCGACGTACAGCCACAGGGACGCGATTACGACCGCGGGCATGACAAGCGCCGGGTCGCCGAGCCAGCGCATCTCTAGGCCCCACCCGATTAGTTCGTGGAGGAACCGGTTGAACAGCCCGTAGCGTGGCGTGAAGAGCATCGCGAAGAGGATGCCCACGAAGACCTGGCCGACGAGGTTGGGCGCGAAGATCGCCAGCCGGAAGAACGCCTTCATCCGTCCGTGCTTTGCGTTCAGCAGCATGGCCAACCCAAGGCTGAGCGGCAGCTGCACCGCGATCGAAGCCACGGCGAACAGGCACGTGTTGAACAGGGCCTTGCGGAAGTCCGGATCGGCCAGCACGAACGTGAAGTTCTCAGTCCCGACAAACACGCGCCGGCCCGGGCCACTGGTCTGGAAGAAGGCCAGCACGGTCGCGTGGAGCAGCGGGTAGAGGAAGAAGACGAGCGTCGTCAGGACGTACGGCAGCAGGAACAGGTACGGCGTGACCCGCACCTTCCATCGCCAACCCCCACCTGTCCGGCGCTGCTGCTTAGGCACCACGGCGGTGGCCGCGGCGATGCCGGCGGTCTGGGGGATCGTGGCGGTCGGGGTGAGCGTGGGGTTGGACATCACCGCACCCCCTTGGCCGTACCGGCCGCCGCCGCGACGGGGATCTCGGCGCCGTCGCGCAGAAAGCGATTTCGCTCCATCACGGTCCGCACGCGGCCCGCTGCGGACTTCAGCTCATTACGCGCGACCTCGTGCAGGTTCGCCTCGCCACCCGCCTGGAAATGCGCCAACGCGTTGTTGTACGCCTCGCTCAGCTTCGCAACCGCCAGCGTCATGTATGCGCTCGACTGCTCCTCGGGCACCTGCGTCGCCAGGTCGGCGTACGCGCGCCCGACGCGCATGCCGCTGAAGACCGGGCTCGGCGCGTCGATCTGCGGTTCCGTCCACGCCTGCTTCAGCGGGGGTAGGATCAGCGTCTGGGCGAACCGCTCACCCAGCTGGGCCGGGTCGTAGTACAGGTGCATTGCCAGCTTCCACGCTAGATCCGGGTTCCCGCACTGCTTCGTGATCGCCAGCCCCGTGCCGCCCCACGTGGTGGTACGGCGTGCGCCCGGTTCCCACGCCGGCACTGGCATTAAGGCCATCTTGCCGGCCAGCGAGGGCACGTCCGACTCGAACTGCTTCAACCGCCAGTCGGGGCAGATGTAGAACAGGACCAGGCCGTCGGTCATGGCCTTGGCCAGGTTTTGCCCCCACCCGGCCGGGAACGAGATCCGATCCTCCCCGGCGACGCGGCGGACGTACCAGTCGATCACGTCGACGGCCGCCGGGTTGTCGAACGCGACGTTCCCGGCCTCGTCGAACATCGCCCCGCCCCGCTGCAGCATCAGCAGCCGCAGCGCGTCGCCGCCGTCGGCGGGCAGGTCGATCATGTAACGGTCCGGCACCCCGTCGCCCGTCAGGTCCTTCGTGACCACCTCGCGACCCACGCGACAGAATTCGTCCCACGTCGTCAGCATCGACACGTCGATGCCCAAGTCCTCCACCAGGTCGCGGCGGTAGGCGAGCATGACCGAGTGGACGTCGTGCGGCAGCGCGAAGATGTGCCCGCGGCTCGACCACTTGCCGAACCGGCTGGTGACCAGACGGTCGTACAACCCCTCCCGGTGCACGTGCTCCGTGAGGTCGACGAAGCCGACGTCCTCCACCGGCCCCTTGGCGAACACGCCGAGCGTGCCGTCCAACAGCTCGACCATGTCCGGCACGTCGGCCCCGACCTGCATGGACGACTGCAGACGACCCTGCAGGGCCCGCTGGCTGACGACCTGCAGTTGCACGTCCACGCCATGCTCCAGCTCGAACCGTTCCACGGCCGGCTGGTAGGCGGCGGCGTGTTCCTTGCTGAAGGTGGCGAAGATCAAGTCGGGCCGCCCGTCGGCGCGGGGGGACGTCGCCTCCGACAGCATCGCGGCGGCGCCGGACACGATCGCGATCAGCAGGATGACGAGCGGCGCGGTGCCGTACGGAAAACCCATTGTGCCGTTCCAACAACAGAGATGACGCAATCCGCGACCAACGACAGACGTGATGACCACAGGGCCGCCGCGGGCGCGGTCGGGACGAAATGCAAGGCCGTGCGCTACGTCCGCGTGGGAGGTGGCGCGGTCGAGCCGCGGACGATCAGGTCTTCCGGCACGCGGATGTCCCGGGTCGTCGGCCGCGTCCCCCCGGCCTCAAGCACGTTCAACAGCAGGTCGGCGCCCAGCCGGCCCATCTCGCGACCGCTGACGGCGATCGCCGTCAACGGTGGGCCGAGCAGCGCGACGGGGAAAACGTCGTTGAAGCAGATCAGGCTGAAGTCCTCGGGGAGCCGCAGGCCCAGCGCGTGCGCCGCGCCCACGAGCATGACCGCGATGTGATGATCGTACGTGATGATCGCCGTCGCCCCGTGGACGCGTACCGCATTTCGCAGGAAATCGGTCGGGACCGTAAAGGGCACCTCGTGACCACCGGCGAGCTCAAGGTCGTTCGTCCGGATGCTTTGGATGAGCGTCTCGTACCGCTCGGTGACGCTGTAGTGGCTGAAGTAGCTGGCTCGGGCGTTGGCGTAGGCGAAGCGGCGGTGGCCGAGCATCGCCAGGTGGTCGACCGCCCGCCGCATGCCCATGGCGTCGTCGGCGAGGATGGCGGCAGCGGGGTTGCCCGTCTGCTCGTTCACGCACACGTACGACACCCGCCGGTGGTCCAGTTCGGCCACGGTCTCGGGCTTGGGGGCTTGCATCAGGATCGCCCCGTCGAACCGCCAGAACGGCAGCGCCGCGCTGCGGCGGCTTACGGCGCCGAGCTCGAAGAAGACGTCGTAGCCGCCGGCGTGCAGCACCTCGGCGATGCCTTCGAGCAGCGAATCGTTGATCCCCTCAGCGACGTGGGTGAGCGGGGAGGCGAACAGACCGATGATGTGCGAACTGTTCCGGTTGAGGTTCCGGGCCGCCAGGTCCGGCACGTACCCGAGCTTGCGGGCGGTGTCCTGGATCTTCTCGCGCACCGCTTCGCTCGCGCTGAACTTCTTCTTGCCGTTGAGGACGCGGCTGACCGTCGCGGGCGTTACGCCGCAGATCTTCGCCACGTCGCTAATGGTCACCCGTCGGTTCAATGCGATCCTCGGGCGTGACGACCGGGGCTCGACCGGCTGCCGCGCCAGCGCAGTATCCGCGGAGCTGCCCACGGGGTCAACCACGCCCCGCAGCCGCGACAGTGGCGGAGCACCCCCCCGAATGTCTCGCAGCGATAACTTTCCCTGACGGATGTATCTCATCGTGTTCCCGCTCCTTCCTCAACCTCGGAGGCCCCCATCGCGGCTAGCGCCCCGCCAGACGTGGGCGCGCGAACCGCGGCGCCCACCACGACGTTCACCGTGGCGCCGTCCGCAGTCAGCCCCGCCATCGCGGTCATCGTTCGCCCATCGGGCGTCGTCACGGTGACGTCGTACGCACCGAGGAACCCGCGAACCTGCGCCTGCCCGTTCGCGTCGGCCGTGAGCGACGACGCCTTCGTCGTCCAAGTCGTGTCGAGCAGGTCGGGGAAGGCTTGGCCGATCGGTCGTTTCGTCCAGTCGCGAGCCCACAGGGCCGCGTCGGGGCGCCAGTGTCGGCCGGACCAGAACCCCCACAGCATCACCCCCTCGACGTTTGGGTGCGAGAGCAGGGCCGTCATGAAACCTCGCAAATAGTCGGCCTGTAGTTGGCGGTCCTCGAAGTTGATGCTGAGCTCTGTCGACTCGATCGGCAGGCCCAAGGTCGAGAACCGGTCGAGCGTCTGCAGCGCTTCCGACGGGGGCGCGTCGGCGGCAATGCGCGACCGGATGCCGATGCCGTCCAAGGTGGTGCCCTTGGTCTGCAGCGTCTCCAGCGTCTCAAAGAAATGGTCCTGGTGAGCGTTCTGGCCCAGGCCGCTGTCGAAGATGCCGAAGTCGTTCAGGTACAGCTTGCGCTCGCGGTCGGCCACCTGCGCAAGCTTGTACCAATCGACCATCACGTCCTGCCCCAGCACGTCCATGAGGTCATGCTCGGTCACCTGCACGCTTCCGAGCTGCGTCTGACTCCCCTGCAGGGCCAGAGCCGACACCGCCCCATCGCCGTCGGCCAGCAGCCGCATCTCGTCGGTAACGGCCGGCAGGGCCACGTGGACCCGGTTGATCATCACGAGGTAGGCCGCCGCGACGATCAGGATGGTGAACAAGGACGTCAGCATGTCGAACGCCTTCAGCTAGCTCGGCGACGCTCGCGAACGTCACGCGCCTCTGCGCCGCGCCCCGCCTCGGGAACCTAGGTTGCGGTCCCGACGCGGTGGCTCGCGGCAGCCGTCGGTCCGGGTGATGCCCGGCCGTGACTCGTCGTAACGGTTACGGGTTGACGTTGATGGAGCCACGCAACAGTTGGCCCTGCGTGCCGTTCTTGAACGTGAAGGTCTCGGCGTGACCGTCGACCATGAGCGTGTTGCACGCCCTGTCCTTGTTATGCCGGAATCGGAAGTTGCCAGCGTTGTCGGCCCCGTCGCGATTCGTTAAGCCTGAGTCGGACGTGATGTCGACCGCGCTTCCCGGGTGGAACCACGATGGCACGCCGGCGTAGTTGTCGGTCAGGTTGGTCTGATAGGTAAGGCGGTACCTGTCCATACGTGATCCGACGGGGGACGACCCGGCGGTCCATCCGCCTGCGCCTGTCTGCGATAGGGCTGCATCGTAGATGAGGATGATTTCCTGGCTGCGCTTCACGCGCGAAATCTTGTACGGCACACGGCGCTTCCCGGTCTGCGGGTCGACCTGCGTGCCCCAGTACCCGTCCAGCGACGGCATGAGCCGCGGGTGACTGGCAAAGTGGCTCAACGTATTGTTCGCCGAGTCGGCCGAGTCGTCGTTTGGCGCCTCAGCGCAACGGAAGACCGCGCGCGTCCTGCCAGTGATGCCGCCGGTCGCGAAGTTCTCGTCGTAGTTGGCACCGGCCTTGTTCGTGATGTAGCTCTGAATCAGGATCGTCCAGTCGCCTGCCTTGCTACCGTCGAAACCACCGGCCACTCCAGTGGCCGGGTTGAACCCGCCATCCCAGAACCCGTATGGCAGCGAGCCCTTGTTGCCGTTCGTGTAAAGCGTGATGCCCTGCCCAATCGACCGAAGATTAGCTAAACAAGCGACAGTGTTGGCCGCAGCACGGGCGCGATTGAGCGCCGGCAGTAGCATCGAAATGAGCAAGGCAATAATTCCGATTACAACGAGCAGTTCCACCAGGGTGAAACCAAGGCGGCCAATCAGGCGGTCGCGGATGTCGTGACGACGCATAGGATGCCTCCAGGGATGTGAATCGCAATGCGATGGCGTAAGTCGCGTGGGTCCCGGCGGGTACACATGCCCACACCTGTGGGGCGCGACGAGAGATGATCATTCGGGTGCCGGCAAGAGCACCTATTTGCGAACGATGCCACGGATAATAGGCAAACGTTTACCTATTATGCCTTACGGATTGAGAAGCGTCAAAGTGCAAAGAACTTTTTCCGCTAGCTGCGGGAATCGCTGCTGCGTAGGCGTGGACGATGTGAAGGCTTGCGACCGCTATTTTCGACCGCCGTGCGATGGCAACAATCGCATCGTCGCGAAGGCCTGCTAGGTAAACGCGTACCTAGCGGACGGGGCTAACCTGCATAGACGGTATAATGACCACCTAAAGTTCCTCATTAGCCGGGGCGCGAGCGGCCGCGTCAGCCGAAGGTCATCAACCCACGTGAGTTCTTCACACAGGTAATACGGAAAGCAACGACCTTTCGGACGCCGGCGGTGGTCCTGCCGAACTGCG is part of the Tepidisphaeraceae bacterium genome and harbors:
- a CDS encoding glycoside hydrolase family 52 protein — its product is MNQPTPTTTMPIIDFNAQHSPMGAFMSFTCGHFGAGGGIGMEIGRPADQNLSVGVKHGDRRSVAPIVCLPFTHGSAAATGNAATGNAPKSNQDRI
- a CDS encoding carbohydrate ABC transporter permease, which translates into the protein MNTPNELQWTLIVLAAAFVALLLVSRRWATNYARTVVLIGVGTVMLLPFAWLVCAAFKDAAVLNDYTFLPPVDKISNKTVNLKNFETLLGEKQTVQGPVNFWRYVANSLFLASAGTFISLVFSSMGGYALAKYRFAGRGPLITFMLASMTIPGVVLLAPNFEIIWRLGWMDTYKALLVPGCVSAFGIFLFRQAIIGVPNDLIEAGRIDGCSEFRIYMTLIMPLVRPMTGAFCLISFLGAWNAFLGPNIFLQSQQKLTLPVVLNQYIGEYSQQYGVFLAGTLLAIIPPAVLFLSLQREFIGGLTSGAVKQ
- a CDS encoding sugar ABC transporter permease translates to MSNPTLTPTATIPQTAGIAAATAVVPKQQRRTGGGWRWKVRVTPYLFLLPYVLTTLVFFLYPLLHATVLAFFQTSGPGRRVFVGTENFTFVLADPDFRKALFNTCLFAVASIAVQLPLSLGLAMLLNAKHGRMKAFFRLAIFAPNLVGQVFVGILFAMLFTPRYGLFNRFLHELIGWGLEMRWLGDPALVMPAVVIASLWLYVGFNMIYFLAALQNVDQSLVEAARIDGADPWDIFLNVTLPSIAPVVTFVVVTSTIGSFQLFELPYTLLQGFGPNNSGLTVVGYLYNYAFDSGDLGTAAAVGWLLTFVILMVSLAQIRLSRKVSDD
- a CDS encoding ABC transporter substrate-binding protein yields the protein MGFPYGTAPLVILLIAIVSGAAAMLSEATSPRADGRPDLIFATFSKEHAAAYQPAVERFELEHGVDVQLQVVSQRALQGRLQSSMQVGADVPDMVELLDGTLGVFAKGPVEDVGFVDLTEHVHREGLYDRLVTSRFGKWSSRGHIFALPHDVHSVMLAYRRDLVEDLGIDVSMLTTWDEFCRVGREVVTKDLTGDGVPDRYMIDLPADGGDALRLLMLQRGGAMFDEAGNVAFDNPAAVDVIDWYVRRVAGEDRISFPAGWGQNLAKAMTDGLVLFYICPDWRLKQFESDVPSLAGKMALMPVPAWEPGARRTTTWGGTGLAITKQCGNPDLAWKLAMHLYYDPAQLGERFAQTLILPPLKQAWTEPQIDAPSPVFSGMRVGRAYADLATQVPEEQSSAYMTLAVAKLSEAYNNALAHFQAGGEANLHEVARNELKSAAGRVRTVMERNRFLRDGAEIPVAAAAGTAKGVR
- a CDS encoding LacI family DNA-binding transcriptional regulator, whose product is MTISDVAKICGVTPATVSRVLNGKKKFSASEAVREKIQDTARKLGYVPDLAARNLNRNSSHIIGLFASPLTHVAEGINDSLLEGIAEVLHAGGYDVFFELGAVSRRSAALPFWRFDGAILMQAPKPETVAELDHRRVSYVCVNEQTGNPAAAILADDAMGMRRAVDHLAMLGHRRFAYANARASYFSHYSVTERYETLIQSIRTNDLELAGGHEVPFTVPTDFLRNAVRVHGATAIITYDHHIAVMLVGAAHALGLRLPEDFSLICFNDVFPVALLGPPLTAIAVSGREMGRLGADLLLNVLEAGGTRPTTRDIRVPEDLIVRGSTAPPPTRT
- a CDS encoding endo-1,4-beta-xylanase, which translates into the protein MLTSLFTILIVAAAYLVMINRVHVALPAVTDEMRLLADGDGAVSALALQGSQTQLGSVQVTEHDLMDVLGQDVMVDWYKLAQVADRERKLYLNDFGIFDSGLGQNAHQDHFFETLETLQTKGTTLDGIGIRSRIAADAPPSEALQTLDRFSTLGLPIESTELSINFEDRQLQADYLRGFMTALLSHPNVEGVMLWGFWSGRHWRPDAALWARDWTKRPIGQAFPDLLDTTWTTKASSLTADANGQAQVRGFLGAYDVTVTTPDGRTMTAMAGLTADGATVNVVVGAAVRAPTSGGALAAMGASEVEEGAGTR
- a CDS encoding prepilin-type N-terminal cleavage/methylation domain-containing protein; translated protein: MRRHDIRDRLIGRLGFTLVELLVVIGIIALLISMLLPALNRARAAANTVACLANLRSIGQGITLYTNGNKGSLPYGFWDGGFNPATGVAGGFDGSKAGDWTILIQSYITNKAGANYDENFATGGITGRTRAVFRCAEAPNDDSADSANNTLSHFASHPRLMPSLDGYWGTQVDPQTGKRRVPYKISRVKRSQEIILIYDAALSQTGAGGWTAGSSPVGSRMDRYRLTYQTNLTDNYAGVPSWFHPGSAVDITSDSGLTNRDGADNAGNFRFRHNKDRACNTLMVDGHAETFTFKNGTQGQLLRGSINVNP